The following proteins come from a genomic window of Pseudomonas sp. J452:
- a CDS encoding LysR substrate-binding domain-containing protein — MNLETKWLEDFVTLAATRSFSQAAEKRFVTQPAFSRRIRSLEAALGLTLVNRSRTPVELTESGQLFLVTARSMVEQLGEVVRHLHNVEGQQGEVLQIAAAHSLTLGFFPEWIARLRREGLPLTTRLVASNVGEAIHALREGACDLILAYYDPDAALQLAPEIFPSLHLGATSMLPVCAVDEAGVPLFDLDSGQSVPLLAYSAGAFLGRSVNLLLRQRALRSTTLYETAMADSLKSMAMQGLGVAWVPRLSVTAELARGELVICGAEHWQVPLEIRLYRCELSRKAAVRLLWRKLEGGLGAA; from the coding sequence ATGAATCTGGAAACCAAGTGGCTGGAAGACTTCGTCACCCTGGCCGCCACCCGCAGCTTTTCCCAGGCGGCGGAGAAGCGCTTCGTCACCCAACCGGCCTTCAGTCGGCGTATCCGCAGCCTGGAGGCGGCGCTGGGGCTGACCCTGGTCAACCGCTCGCGCACCCCGGTGGAGCTCACCGAGTCCGGCCAGCTGTTTTTGGTCACGGCGCGGAGCATGGTCGAGCAACTGGGTGAGGTGGTGCGCCACCTGCACAACGTCGAGGGCCAGCAGGGCGAAGTGCTGCAGATCGCCGCGGCGCACTCGCTGACCCTGGGCTTCTTCCCTGAGTGGATCGCCCGCCTGCGCCGCGAAGGCCTGCCGCTGACCACGCGGCTGGTGGCGAGCAACGTCGGCGAGGCGATCCACGCCCTGCGCGAAGGCGCCTGCGACCTGATCCTCGCCTACTACGACCCGGACGCGGCGCTGCAGCTGGCCCCGGAAATCTTCCCCTCGCTGCACCTGGGCGCCACCTCGATGCTGCCGGTGTGCGCGGTGGACGAGGCCGGCGTGCCGCTGTTCGACCTCGACAGCGGGCAGAGCGTGCCGCTGCTGGCCTACAGCGCCGGCGCCTTCCTCGGCCGTTCGGTCAACCTGCTGCTGCGCCAGCGCGCGCTGCGTTCGACCACGCTGTACGAAACGGCGATGGCCGACAGCCTGAAGAGCATGGCCATGCAGGGCCTCGGCGTGGCCTGGGTGCCGCGCCTGTCGGTGACCGCCGAACTGGCCCGCGGCGAGCTGGTGATCTGTGGCGCCGAGCACTGGCAGGTGCCGCTGGAGATCCGCCTGTACCGCTGCGAGCTGTCGCGCAAGGCAGCGGTGCGCCTGCTCTGGCGCAAGCTGGAGGGCGGCCTGGGCGCGGCTTAG